The Candidatus Bathyarchaeota archaeon genome includes a region encoding these proteins:
- a CDS encoding ABC transporter permease: MSSGKSITRRFSSLLGSAMFRYIVRRLLYMIPVFLGISIISFFVMYAAGDPLNIIRLGRPNITQETIDALKVYYGLDKPIPIQYLTWLTNLLQFNFGKSLYGGRPVNFLIGSWVWETVKLQLISILLAFAISIPIGINSAKKQYSKQDIAVTSISLFGVSMPTFWLGLILIIIFSFQLGWLPSAGAYGAPYLWWDNPILDEIAHLILPVTVLVYVMLAQNIRLIRANMLEILRSDYILAARASGLSERKVVYKYALRNAIGPVITYLGISLGAIIAGAPMTEYVFNWPGLGRRYVDAAMRLDFPLVMGINMIITVMTLIATLIIDICYVYINPRIRIR, from the coding sequence TTGAGTTCTGGTAAATCCATTACCAGAAGGTTTTCATCGCTTCTGGGCAGCGCAATGTTCAGATACATTGTTAGACGGCTACTCTACATGATTCCTGTATTCTTAGGCATCTCCATAATCAGTTTCTTTGTAATGTACGCAGCAGGAGATCCTCTCAACATAATTAGACTCGGAAGACCAAACATAACTCAGGAAACCATAGATGCACTAAAAGTGTATTATGGTCTTGACAAGCCGATACCCATACAATATTTGACTTGGCTCACAAACCTACTGCAATTCAACTTCGGAAAGTCTCTGTATGGTGGCAGACCCGTGAACTTCCTCATAGGAAGCTGGGTTTGGGAAACAGTTAAACTTCAGCTAATCTCAATTCTACTGGCCTTTGCTATATCCATACCCATAGGAATAAACTCGGCAAAGAAACAATACTCAAAACAAGACATAGCCGTTACATCCATTTCCTTATTTGGAGTTTCAATGCCCACCTTCTGGCTAGGGCTCATATTGATAATAATATTTTCATTTCAGCTAGGATGGCTACCTTCAGCAGGCGCATATGGAGCACCATATCTTTGGTGGGACAATCCAATCTTGGACGAAATAGCACATCTAATACTACCAGTCACCGTCCTTGTTTACGTCATGTTGGCTCAAAACATTCGCTTAATCCGAGCAAACATGCTCGAAATCTTGAGATCGGACTATATTCTTGCAGCTAGAGCAAGCGGATTAAGCGAACGTAAAGTAGTATACAAGTACGCCTTGAGAAACGCCATCGGCCCTGTGATCACATATCTTGGGATTTCATTGGGAGCGATAATAGCTGGTGCGCCAATGACGGAATACGTGTTTAACTGGCCAGGTCTTGGCCGTAGATATGTTGATGCCGCCATGAGGTTAGACTTCCCTCTCGTGATGGGGATTAACATGATAATAACTGTGATGACTTTGATCGCGACCCTGATAATAGACATATGTTATGTCTACATAAACCCGAGAATAAGAATCAGGTAG
- a CDS encoding ABC transporter permease, translating to MLCLHKPENKNQVDKEMASNKIGQKKKGKSKRRGASQWAVAWRRFKRNKAGIFGLVIVMAVFFVGIFGSFFAPYPARPDPHAYDPFYDIDPITGIGDVRKPPSWMDPEEPNSWKYLFGTTPIGTDVFSDIIHGTKYTVYVGVLVTVITMALSIAVGAIAGFYGRWVDNILMRISEVFLVFPSLLLILVFVRIFTVSVGEPFLNIPIINIQIPTGLTIVIVILGLFNWASNARMIRGEFLRVRELEFIEAERALGAGNIRIIFRHILPNLMSSIIVVSSLTIAYAILLEAAVSFLGFGDANTITWGQILQENFSEMRIVWWAEVFPGIAILLTVFGFNLLGDGLSDAMNPRLRD from the coding sequence ATGTTATGTCTACATAAACCCGAGAATAAGAATCAGGTAGATAAAGAAATGGCCTCAAACAAAATAGGACAGAAAAAGAAGGGGAAATCCAAGCGAAGGGGTGCCAGCCAGTGGGCTGTAGCTTGGAGAAGATTTAAAAGAAATAAGGCAGGCATCTTTGGCCTAGTCATTGTAATGGCTGTGTTCTTCGTTGGAATCTTTGGGAGTTTTTTTGCGCCCTACCCAGCTAGGCCAGATCCACATGCCTATGATCCTTTCTATGATATAGATCCTATTACTGGGATAGGAGATGTCCGTAAACCGCCAAGCTGGATGGATCCTGAAGAACCAAATAGCTGGAAATACCTCTTTGGAACAACACCTATAGGCACAGATGTCTTCAGTGACATAATTCACGGAACAAAGTATACAGTTTACGTAGGGGTTTTAGTGACCGTCATCACCATGGCTTTGTCCATCGCTGTTGGAGCCATAGCTGGATTCTACGGACGTTGGGTTGACAATATTCTGATGAGGATCTCTGAAGTGTTTCTGGTTTTTCCATCCTTGCTGCTTATTCTAGTATTTGTCAGAATATTTACAGTATCAGTAGGGGAACCATTCTTGAACATTCCAATAATTAACATTCAAATTCCAACAGGCCTCACAATCGTCATAGTGATTCTAGGTTTGTTCAACTGGGCATCAAATGCAAGAATGATACGCGGTGAATTCCTCAGAGTTAGAGAACTCGAATTCATAGAAGCTGAAAGAGCGTTAGGAGCTGGTAATATTAGAATCATTTTTAGACATATCCTGCCCAATCTTATGTCGTCTATAATAGTCGTTTCAAGCCTGACAATTGCCTACGCAATCTTGTTAGAAGCTGCAGTGAGTTTCCTCGGGTTCGGAGACGCAAACACGATAACTTGGGGACAGATTCTTCAAGAAAACTTCTCAGAGATGAGAATCGTTTGGTGGGCGGAGGTCTTCCCGGGTATAGCCATCTTATTAACAGTATTTGGTTTCAACTTGCTTGGTGACGGCTTATCCGATGCTATGAACCCAAGACTCAGAGATTAG
- a CDS encoding ABC transporter ATP-binding protein, with translation MAETLLNIEGLKTHFFTEAGIVKAVDGISFNLKKGESLGLVGESGSGKTVTALSVLRIVPKPGKITDGKIEFNDENLLKKTEKEMRKIRGSKIAIIFQDPSSSLNPVYTIETQLRDVIMAHQTVSKTEVRKKAIEILEVVGLPDAETRMREYPHQFSGGMKQRVAIARALACEPTLLFADEPTTNLDVTIQAQVLNLLNDLKKKFGMSLVMITHDMGVIAEMTTRIVVLYAGRVCEIAKTYDLFERPRHPYTEALLAAVPRLDMRKTLRVIPGNIPNLIEPPSGCRFHPRCKYAKQTCKEDIPVLEEIESGHFVSCHEWQNITLKGERSH, from the coding sequence ATGGCGGAGACCTTACTGAACATCGAAGGATTGAAAACACACTTCTTTACTGAAGCGGGAATAGTCAAAGCTGTGGACGGCATCTCTTTCAACTTGAAAAAGGGTGAATCCCTAGGACTCGTAGGTGAATCTGGGTCTGGAAAAACAGTAACAGCCCTCTCTGTGCTCAGAATAGTTCCAAAACCTGGCAAAATTACGGATGGAAAAATAGAATTCAATGATGAAAATCTTCTCAAAAAGACTGAAAAAGAAATGCGGAAAATACGAGGAAGTAAAATTGCCATCATTTTTCAAGACCCTTCATCTTCATTAAATCCTGTATACACTATTGAGACCCAACTCAGGGACGTTATAATGGCTCACCAAACCGTATCTAAGACAGAGGTTAGAAAAAAGGCAATCGAAATTCTAGAAGTAGTCGGCCTTCCTGACGCGGAGACTAGAATGCGTGAATATCCTCACCAGTTCAGTGGTGGCATGAAACAGCGAGTAGCCATCGCTAGGGCTCTAGCCTGTGAGCCAACACTCTTGTTCGCTGATGAGCCTACGACAAACCTAGATGTCACGATTCAAGCGCAGGTACTAAATCTTTTGAATGACCTGAAAAAAAAGTTTGGAATGTCACTTGTGATGATAACGCATGATATGGGCGTCATAGCCGAAATGACAACTAGGATCGTGGTCCTATATGCTGGCCGCGTATGTGAAATCGCCAAAACTTATGACCTTTTTGAACGTCCTAGACACCCGTATACAGAGGCCTTACTTGCCGCTGTCCCCAGGCTGGATATGAGAAAAACTCTGCGAGTTATTCCCGGCAACATCCCTAATCTCATTGAACCTCCTTCAGGCTGTCGTTTCCATCCACGTTGCAAATATGCCAAACAGACTTGCAAAGAAGATATTCCTGTCTTGGAGGAGATAGAATCAGGGCATTTTGTTTCCTGCCATGAATGGCAAAATATCACGTTGAAGGGGGAAAGAAGTCACTGA
- a CDS encoding ABC transporter ATP-binding protein: protein MAKYHVEGGKKSLTDSDLIEVKNLVKYFPVYSRGVLLKKQVGIVHAVDNVSFNIKRKETFGLVGESGCGKTTVARLILNLINPTSGEVFFEGENVFEKFQSASKKEKLKLRRKMQLIFQNPYGSLDPRMTVFDIISEPFIIHKHVPKSQWKEKVYGLLELVGLEEYHAERYPHEFSGGQRQRICMARALAVEPEFLIADEPVSSLDVSIRAQILNLLGELQERIGLAYLYISHDLSSVRQISHKVAVMYLGEIVELADTDELFKKPLHPYTEALIQAVPIPDPKARAMKIVLPGEVPSPINPPSGCRFHPRCPKAQKICSEKEPVFEELKSGHFVACYFPHMD, encoded by the coding sequence ATGGCAAAATATCACGTTGAAGGGGGAAAGAAGTCACTGACTGATAGTGATCTTATCGAAGTTAAGAACTTGGTCAAGTATTTCCCAGTGTATTCTAGAGGCGTCTTGCTTAAGAAACAAGTTGGTATTGTGCACGCCGTGGACAATGTTAGTTTTAATATCAAAAGGAAAGAAACTTTTGGTCTAGTTGGAGAAAGCGGATGTGGAAAAACCACGGTTGCCAGGCTAATATTGAACCTAATAAACCCCACATCTGGAGAAGTTTTTTTTGAAGGAGAAAACGTTTTCGAGAAATTTCAATCTGCTAGCAAGAAAGAAAAATTGAAATTAAGGAGGAAAATGCAGCTAATTTTCCAAAATCCCTATGGCTCATTGGATCCGCGAATGACGGTTTTCGACATTATCTCTGAACCATTTATCATCCATAAACACGTGCCTAAGAGCCAGTGGAAAGAGAAAGTTTACGGGCTTCTTGAGCTCGTGGGACTAGAGGAATATCATGCGGAGAGGTACCCTCATGAGTTCAGTGGAGGGCAAAGACAAAGAATATGCATGGCTCGGGCATTAGCCGTTGAACCTGAATTCTTGATTGCTGATGAACCTGTTTCTTCGTTGGACGTATCCATCAGAGCTCAGATCCTCAATTTACTGGGAGAACTTCAGGAAAGAATAGGACTTGCCTATCTGTACATATCGCACGATTTGAGTTCTGTTAGGCAGATCAGCCATAAGGTTGCAGTCATGTACTTAGGCGAAATAGTTGAACTTGCAGACACCGATGAACTTTTCAAAAAACCTCTCCATCCCTACACTGAAGCCTTAATTCAAGCTGTTCCAATCCCCGACCCAAAAGCAAGAGCTATGAAAATTGTCCTGCCCGGAGAGGTGCCAAGTCCAATCAACCCTCCTTCGGGATGCCGCTTCCATCCAAGATGTCCAAAGGCACAAAAAATCTGCAGTGAAAAAGAACCAGTATTCGAAGAGTTAAAGAGCGGTCATTTTGTAGCTTGCTATTTTCCGCACATGGATTAA
- a CDS encoding ORC1-type DNA replication protein, translating to MYYHSSVFKDESKLDINYVPPRLPHRKFQLNLLNQFFRFAIENPGKMTQRVLITGNVGTGKTVLSQHFGLDMARAAKKRGINLNYIHVNCRECKGSLFMILQRAILNFHPHFPKRGYSAEELLQTLMQILDEQNAYLILVIDELEALIQIGGSDPLYKLTRIQEDRLKTPQRFSLICILREPEYLDRLDHSTRSTLQRNIIHLEEYSTFQLQDILKDRVGLGFKYGTVSTPTLHFIAELASSEGGDARYGIELLWRAGKYADASGLSEVSPECVRKAAVDVYPVIRKSVIFSLSLHEKLFLLGITRYFKHSEAAYLSMGAAEDAYEVVCEEYDEKKRGHTQLWKYVKKLSALGIIRTELSSVGQRGKTTYISLPGVPASDLEQELTKILSTEKRRSNPHAN from the coding sequence ATGTATTACCATTCCAGCGTGTTCAAGGATGAAAGCAAACTAGACATCAACTACGTACCACCTCGCCTTCCCCACAGAAAATTCCAACTCAACCTCTTAAACCAATTCTTCCGCTTCGCCATCGAAAACCCCGGAAAAATGACCCAACGCGTACTAATCACCGGAAATGTTGGAACAGGAAAAACAGTTCTTTCCCAGCACTTCGGACTAGACATGGCAAGAGCGGCAAAAAAGAGGGGAATAAACCTCAACTACATTCACGTCAACTGTCGCGAATGCAAGGGAAGCCTATTCATGATTCTTCAACGAGCCATCTTAAATTTTCATCCGCACTTCCCTAAACGCGGCTATTCGGCGGAAGAACTTCTACAAACACTTATGCAGATTCTTGATGAACAGAACGCCTACCTCATCTTGGTGATTGACGAGCTAGAAGCACTCATCCAAATCGGAGGATCAGACCCTCTTTACAAACTCACCCGCATTCAAGAAGACCGCCTTAAAACTCCCCAAAGATTCTCCCTCATCTGCATCCTCCGCGAACCCGAATACCTAGACAGACTCGACCACAGCACAAGAAGCACTCTTCAACGTAACATCATCCACCTAGAAGAATACTCAACATTTCAGCTTCAAGACATACTGAAAGACCGAGTGGGCCTCGGCTTTAAATACGGAACAGTCTCCACACCAACTCTACACTTCATCGCCGAATTAGCTTCTTCAGAAGGCGGCGACGCACGATACGGAATTGAACTTCTATGGCGAGCTGGCAAATACGCCGATGCGTCTGGATTGTCAGAAGTTTCACCTGAGTGCGTTCGAAAAGCGGCTGTAGATGTCTACCCAGTTATACGAAAGAGCGTCATCTTTTCTCTTAGTCTTCATGAAAAATTGTTTCTCCTCGGTATCACAAGATACTTCAAACATTCCGAAGCTGCCTACCTGTCTATGGGAGCGGCTGAAGACGCTTACGAGGTTGTTTGCGAAGAGTATGATGAAAAGAAGCGGGGTCACACTCAACTTTGGAAATACGTGAAAAAGCTTTCTGCATTGGGCATAATCAGAACAGAGCTTTCCAGCGTTGGACAACGAGGGAAAACTACGTATATCAGTTTGCCGGGGGTTCCAGCCTCAGACTTAGAACAAGAGTTGACCAAAATTCTCTCCACAGAGAAAAGACGGAGTAATCCGCATGCCAATTGA
- a CDS encoding ArsR family transcriptional regulator codes for MPIEDIFSSKGRVRILRILVEIEELNISEIARRAGLNYTTTNQHLQALENAGLVRHKRFGRIRIFRFNEEDSRAKLIKKLIENWETNK; via the coding sequence ATGCCAATTGAAGACATATTCTCCTCGAAAGGACGAGTAAGAATCCTTAGAATTCTAGTTGAAATCGAAGAACTAAACATTTCAGAAATCGCTCGACGCGCCGGGCTCAACTATACCACAACAAATCAGCATCTGCAAGCTCTCGAAAATGCTGGGCTCGTTCGACACAAAAGATTTGGGAGAATTCGCATTTTCCGCTTCAACGAAGAAGATTCTCGAGCAAAACTCATCAAGAAACTCATAGAAAACTGGGAAACAAACAAATAA